Proteins co-encoded in one Campylobacter jejuni genomic window:
- a CDS encoding HP0268 family nuclease: MELKLARTLINEKPKNISLEKIEEAIEKEGQKFFYFDKDNTHKQLIALVNHFEKKGVSIYHRTVKYGLDDNDFMYEVHIL; the protein is encoded by the coding sequence ATGGAATTAAAATTGGCAAGAACTTTGATTAATGAAAAACCTAAAAATATTAGCCTAGAAAAAATCGAAGAGGCTATAGAAAAAGAAGGACAAAAGTTTTTTTATTTTGATAAAGATAATACACACAAACAACTCATTGCCCTTGTAAATCATTTTGAAAAAAAAGGAGTAAGCATTTATCATAGAACCGTAAAATACGGACTTGATGATAATGATTTTATGTATGAGGTACATATTCTTTGA